The segment GCGCACCTGATTCACGAGGGTGCCGGCCCGAGCCGCAGCGCGTTCCTGTCGTCGTTCTTCACGCTCGTGGGTACCCACGGTCTGCACGTTGCCAGCGGCATGCTGTGGATGCTCGTGCTGATGTGGCAACTGTCGAAGAAGGGCCTGACCCCGGTCGTGGCCAAGCGCCTGAACTGCCTCAGCCTGTTCTGGCACTTCCTGGACGTGGTCTGGATCGGTGTGTTCACCGTGGTCTACCTGATGGGAGCAATGTAAATGGCACAGCAACACGCTTCGACCGCCGCTCACGGCGCGTCGCATGGCCACAGCAGCGTCAAGTCGTATGTGATTGGCTTCGTGCTGGCGGTGATCCTGACCGTGATTCCGTTCAAGATCGTCATGGACGGCACGATGGAACGCGGCACGATGCTGTGGATCATCCTGGGCATGGCGGCCGTGCAGATCGTCGTGCATCTGAAGTACTTCCTGCATCTGGATGGTTCGAACGGTCAGCGCTGGAACGTGATGGCGCTGCTGTTCACGGTACTGATCCTGTTCATTGTGCTGGCCGGTTCGCTCTGGATCATGCACAACATGAACGCCAACATGATGCCGTGGATGAAGTAACGGATCATACGGTCGT is part of the Cupriavidus metallidurans CH34 genome and harbors:
- the cyoD gene encoding cytochrome o ubiquinol oxidase subunit IV; this encodes MAQQHASTAAHGASHGHSSVKSYVIGFVLAVILTVIPFKIVMDGTMERGTMLWIILGMAAVQIVVHLKYFLHLDGSNGQRWNVMALLFTVLILFIVLAGSLWIMHNMNANMMPWMK